Within Aphelocoma coerulescens isolate FSJ_1873_10779 chromosome 1A, UR_Acoe_1.0, whole genome shotgun sequence, the genomic segment ACTATTCACACAGGCTGTCAACAGACTTTGAGACAAGAACTTCTGAGTGTCTTGGCAAAACCCCAGTAGGTAAGCTTATTGAAGTTCATAGTTACAGTGAGAAAGACAGATAAGAAAGCCATATACAGAACTAAGGAGACTTTGCACTTTTCATCATGCCCAGCCCTGGGTAGTCAGATGGGGTACTTGCAGGCAAGGAGGCAGGCAGGGTCATCATCAGTTGTTTGTGTTGGGACACCTCATAGATGTCACTGCTCATTCTGAAGACTGGCGATTCATGTGTGCTTTttagtttctttgtttttaaaagtctttaaaGTTGCATCACTCGGAATCAGATAAGTCACTTTAAACAAAGCAAAGTGTTAAGTGTGACAATTTATTTATAACATACTTCCCACCATCACCACCACAAACCACcctgtgaaagaaaaaacccctgCTGAAAGGGTGACAATTTTTAGTATGTTTGAAAGAAATTAGACCAACATTGCATCAAGAGCCACTCTAGTCAAATTAAGAGCATAACAGAGGGGGGACAGTTCAAAGCATACATTAAGTGTTGTGGATTAGCCTGCTTCTCCACTTCCTTAAGAAGTCAACACAAAATTGCTCTAAACTCATAATTTCCACGTTATGTTTCAAAGACAGGCTAGTCTTTAGCATAGAAAATAAACCCTAATGCTTTTTTAATAGATTTTCAGATTTGAATAGAGGAACTGCAACTACCCTCAATATCATCATCCCACATTTGCTCCTTAATATAAATATTATCCCAGGAAGTATAGCCTAAGAGTTCTGACAGAGCCACTATCTGAAGACAGCTTCTCTTGTTAAGAGGACTTCTAGACATATACTTCTGATAAAGCTTCTAGTTCTTGCAGCTGTAGGTCATGTAGAAGGTCTCAACATCACACAcagtatattttttcttttaacaccaCATACTGTTGAAGCAGTGCTTGGTGCTGAGAATGGATTACTTCCAAGAGGGCAAGTCATGTGTGCTAATTTCCTATCAGGAAACATGCTGGAGATAGAACCAGCAAGCAGGGAGAGACCAGATATGCTGCTACACAGGAGACAGTGAGGTAAACTGTTCGTGTTTATAGTGGGTGTAGCTTATCCCATAGTGTGTTCACGAGGCAAAGGACCAAAACTCTTTCTCAATCTCTTGCACAACAGCTAAGGTGCAGTAAAATAACATTGGCTTGTTTACTTCTTTAAAAAAGCCCCTTCTTTCAAAGCATAAGGTGCTGGCCATGTTTTAACAGCTGGGACTCAAGGTTCAGCCTAATGAGCCAGACCTCTTTTTCTACATCTCCCTTCTCAGTTAGGTGCAACATGCTGCTTTCTCAGCAGTTCAAGAGGGAAGACCctctaaggaaaaaaaggaggggtgGTGGTAGAAATACAGTTTAGAACCCACATCAAATTACTCTGTCCACATTTGTAAAGTGAGTAATCCACTTCTGTTCTCCCTTCTTGGTTTCTGCAAGTTATCCAGGATTAGAACCAATCAAGACATTTAGGCAGTATTGTAATAAAAACTGCACTGACTCCATTCTGCATAAGACTCATGGATTAACCTCACAAAATTCTGTTTTTACATGAGATTGAATATTTTCCTGTCTTCCTGTTCTAAAGGTTCCTCTATTCCTCTTCAACAGGAACAGAGTTCTATACAACAGGTACTTTCTAGTGCCTCTGAATGGGAGAGGAAACAATTTCATGATGCTGCCCAGCAACATCTACTTATATCCTAAAATTATGTTTTACACTTTTACTGGGAGGGGTAGGTGGAATGGAGAGGAGAAAAGAGCAAgagtttgaaaattaaaaaaaaaaagaagaagaagagagcAAGGAGAGTCTCCTAGGCTCTTTCTTCACTTAAAATGAAGAACAGATAGCAAAGCCCTGTCCAGTCTGGAGGGATCCACATTTATTCCTCCATACAGGTGAATCTGTTCAATTGTATGACATCAGAAAATGTTCTATCAGTGTTAAAAACAAGGTTGTAAATATGGACACTAATATTTTGGACAACACAATGATCAGGAAAGGGCCTGAACAAGTTGTGCTCACGGAAAcagggtttgtttgtgttttgttggtttttttctagtGTAGATGCAAAATGGCAAAGCCTCCATAAACTTTATTTCTGGGAGTCTCTACAGAAGGCAGAGAAGTCTAAGAGGCTAAAACAAAGAGCCCTAACAAGGAAAAGGGGTGTGCTTACAAGGGTCCGTATCTGGTCTCGTATTTAGAAACAATGTTCTTGCATCGTCCCACTTCCTTGCGCAGCTCTGCAACCTCCGTCCTCAGggctgtattttctttctcaagaAAGGCTGCCCGAATTGTGATCTGATTCTCCTTTAATCGCCGAGCATCACGGGAACGCTTTGCTGCCACATTGTTCTTCTTTCGCCTTGTCCAGTATTTTTCATCCTGTAGTAAAAAAAAGATGCCAAACTGACAACTGTTTCAGAGACACCTCTTCATTGTATAATGATATTCACACTGACTGCTATATTGAGCAATGTCCTCCATAGGTTTGCAGGGCTCTGACATCAAAATGGAGACAACGCAGTACTGCAAGATTTCATCTTTATACGAGTCTTCTTTTAGGATAAACCAAGTGCATTGCTAGAACTAAGGAGATTAAGAGACTTGGGTATTAAGAAGCTGTCCAACTGAAATGCTTCCTTTACTTAGTTTCAATTCAGGAGTGAACTTTCACATAAAACCACCTGTTCTGTTGTCTGGGTTGCTTAAATCCAGATTAGATACAATACTGGGTAAATACAGACAATGGCCTTCAAAAGTGCAGGTGATGAGGATTTGACTTGATAGTTCTTCTAATTTCTGTGTATAGCATGATCAGTTGCTCCTTGCCAGTGATTAGCTCATGATACCAAAACCTGCAAAACAGCAAGCACAGCAGTTGGCTTGCCAATTCTATTCTTGGCAGTGCTTCTGCCCAATCATGTAGATAAACTGCATTAGCTCTGTATGTCAAAGTGTTTGGACAAAGAGTCAAACTTTTATCAAGGCCTAGAAGAGTTTGCAGCAATAAATCTGTTACCTTTTGCTCATCTGGGACAAAAACCTTCTTGGCTTTTTTAATCATAGGTTGTGGTTTCAGATCCTCTTCAGTAAACTTGTGTTTGCGAGGATTGAAGAGCTCACCACCAGGCACACTGGACAGCACTAAATCAGCAGGGTCAGGGTTAAAATTCACCTCAACTTCTACGCAGTCAGGATCAATGGGGCTGGGCGTGTTTCTCTCATTTTGCGGTGGGGACTCTGGCAATAACAGGAGAAATTACAATATATTCAGCAGGATGAAGAGAATCAACAAAAAAGCCAACTTGTATGTCTACTTATTGTCCTGTTGTGAGAAGTATTTAATAGTATTATTTGGTGTTTCCCTGAGGCGTGGTGGGTGCTGTTATGCTGCTGGTACACAGAACAAGTTCACAGTTCAGTCTGTAACATAACTCTAGGAACATATGCCAGACTAACAGACCTGAGTAGAAAGATGCAGGACAGGAGTTAATACTTCCTTGGCAAAAATGACATGCTTTTCACACATAAAAAGCACCTTCAATAGCAGTAAGGGAGAAAGTTGTGTCAGCCTGAGTTTTGTACCACAGAAATCCTTACAGAAATAAGCCTGCCCAAAGACCCCAGTCCCTGGGACTTTTAAAGGTCAGACCAGTAGACTTCCAAACAAATGACTAAATAAAGGAGAATTTGTTTCAAATGCAACAGTATTCTTCTTCTTTGCCACACAAAAACAAATGCCCCAACAGACTGTCTCACAGTAGTGTTCATATGAACTTTATCATATTAATCTATTGTTTACAAAACTTCATATACCTGAGTTGCAAATGTCAGTGCAATGTGCAGTAGTGATCAATAAGTAAGTTTTTCATATACCACCTACAAAAAGCTACATCTTATAACTTATGGAAGGAGTTCCATGTTATCTTTCTCACAGATTCACAAAAGAGGTCCAGAGCAAAATGCTTTCTGTAAAGCTTGCTCATAAAATAGTTCTGTGATGGCTATCATGTT encodes:
- the TEF gene encoding thyrotroph embryonic factor isoform X2 produces the protein MSSCSTPGGPTALDFPEVLKSLLEYSLPWTNKMTDKEKEKIKLEEDEAAAASTMAVSASLMPPIWDKTIPYDGESFHLEYMDLDEFLLENGIPSSPTHLDLNQNPLLPVAELEGKESAGASTGSPASSSSTAVYQQSEAASSTESPPQNERNTPSPIDPDCVEVEVNFNPDPADLVLSSVPGGELFNPRKHKFTEEDLKPQPMIKKAKKVFVPDEQKDEKYWTRRKKNNVAAKRSRDARRLKENQITIRAAFLEKENTALRTEVAELRKEVGRCKNIVSKYETRYGPFDLSDSE